The proteins below are encoded in one region of Halogranum gelatinilyticum:
- the grpE gene encoding nucleotide exchange factor GrpE: protein MTDETLDAEQADETPVDDEAERSADAVADAEQSPDAAEAAEVDIAGRVAEYDDELAAEVRELENHVTKLEAELAAREERIDELEGMVKRKQADFQNYKQRAKKKQAQIKERATEDFVERVVTVRDNLVRALDQDEGADIRPGVKSTLDEFDRILESENVEIIDPDLGAEVDPQRHEVMMRVDSDQPEGTVASVFQPGYEMADKVIRAAQITVSDGGE from the coding sequence ATGACAGACGAGACGCTCGACGCAGAACAGGCAGACGAGACGCCTGTCGACGACGAGGCGGAGCGCTCGGCCGACGCCGTTGCGGACGCGGAGCAGTCACCTGACGCCGCGGAGGCGGCCGAAGTCGACATCGCCGGCCGCGTCGCCGAGTACGACGACGAGCTCGCCGCCGAGGTCCGCGAACTCGAGAACCACGTCACGAAGCTCGAAGCCGAACTCGCCGCCCGCGAGGAGCGGATCGACGAACTGGAAGGGATGGTCAAGCGCAAACAGGCTGACTTCCAGAACTACAAACAGCGCGCGAAGAAGAAGCAGGCGCAGATCAAAGAGCGCGCCACCGAGGACTTCGTCGAGCGGGTCGTCACCGTCCGCGACAACCTCGTTCGCGCGCTGGACCAGGACGAGGGTGCCGACATCCGGCCGGGTGTCAAGTCGACGCTCGACGAGTTCGACCGCATCCTCGAGAGCGAGAACGTCGAGATCATCGACCCCGACCTCGGTGCGGAAGTCGACCCGCAGCGTCACGAAGTGATGATGCGCGTCGACAGCGACCAGCCCGAGGGCACCGTCGCCTCCGTCTTCCAACCCGGCTACGAGATGGCCGACAAAGTCATCCGCGCGGCGCAGATTACCGTCAGCGACGGCGGCGAATAA
- a CDS encoding proteasome assembly chaperone family protein — MARINVLADDVTLDEPMMVEGLPGVGLVGKIVADHLVDRFEMTHYANVHCDGIPRVAVYTESDTELRTPVRLYADEERDLLVLQSDVPIHPKAAGEFAGCIRSWFEEDGVVPIFLSGIGTDKGDSVPTLYGVATGEGRVLLDEADIGHPSEMGLVTGPTGALMNYVLEHGLTSVGLVVESDPQFPDPEAARVVIKKGIEPLADVEVPVDTLVEDAEEIRRAKEQFAKRMQDADDESTQAQPLRMYQ; from the coding sequence ATGGCGCGCATCAACGTTCTCGCAGACGACGTCACCCTCGACGAGCCGATGATGGTCGAAGGCCTCCCCGGCGTCGGTCTCGTCGGCAAGATCGTGGCCGACCACTTGGTCGACCGGTTCGAGATGACACACTACGCGAACGTCCACTGCGACGGCATCCCTCGCGTCGCAGTCTACACCGAGTCCGACACGGAACTCCGGACGCCCGTCCGGCTCTACGCCGACGAGGAGCGGGACCTGCTCGTGCTTCAGAGCGACGTCCCCATCCATCCGAAGGCGGCCGGAGAGTTCGCGGGCTGTATCCGCAGCTGGTTCGAGGAAGACGGCGTCGTGCCCATCTTCCTGAGCGGGATTGGGACGGACAAAGGAGACAGTGTCCCCACGCTCTACGGCGTCGCTACCGGTGAGGGACGGGTGCTCCTCGACGAGGCGGATATCGGCCATCCGTCCGAGATGGGGCTGGTGACCGGTCCGACGGGCGCGCTGATGAACTACGTCCTCGAACACGGCCTGACGAGCGTCGGTCTCGTCGTCGAGTCCGACCCGCAGTTCCCCGACCCCGAGGCGGCGCGCGTCGTCATCAAGAAAGGCATCGAACCGCTAGCAGACGTCGAGGTCCCCGTCGACACCCTCGTCGAGGACGCCGAGGAGATCCGCCGCGCCAAAGAGCAGTTCGCGAAACGGATGCAGGACGCCGACGACGAGAGCACGCAGGCTCAGCCGTTGCGGATGTATCAGTAA
- a CDS encoding RsmB/NOP family class I SAM-dependent RNA methyltransferase has product MDPIKRYLPLVDDEEAFLAACDRPLPYAVRVNTIKTTVERAKAALDAEDIGYEQTDWNPEILRLTDGKAGTTWPYFHGWLHGQEEVSALPAIALDPQPGEKVWDTCAAPGSKSSQLSALMDDEGFVVANDNSLGRLSALRHNAERLGVTNVAVTNRDARNFSMKPFHFDHFDRTLVDAPCSCEGTVRKNPDVRDQWTMNHVKSVVGVQKGIIRRAIQATKPGGIVVYSTCTFAPEENEAVVTHALESEDCGVVEFDTPLETSPGVTEWEGEEYHPSVTKTQRVYPHQNDTGGFFCAKLKVGGTERRETAAEVGGDADETEVEA; this is encoded by the coding sequence ATGGACCCCATCAAGCGGTATCTACCGCTCGTCGACGACGAGGAGGCGTTTCTGGCGGCCTGTGACCGGCCGCTGCCGTACGCCGTTCGCGTCAACACCATCAAGACGACCGTCGAGCGGGCCAAAGCAGCACTCGACGCCGAAGACATCGGCTACGAACAGACCGACTGGAACCCCGAAATCCTGCGGCTGACCGACGGCAAGGCGGGCACGACGTGGCCCTACTTCCACGGCTGGCTCCACGGGCAGGAGGAAGTCTCCGCGCTTCCGGCCATCGCACTCGACCCCCAGCCGGGCGAGAAAGTGTGGGACACCTGCGCCGCGCCGGGCAGCAAGTCCAGTCAGCTCTCGGCACTGATGGACGACGAAGGCTTCGTCGTCGCCAACGACAACAGTCTGGGTCGGCTCTCCGCGCTCCGGCACAACGCCGAACGGCTCGGCGTCACCAACGTCGCCGTCACGAACCGCGACGCGCGCAACTTCTCGATGAAGCCGTTCCACTTCGACCACTTCGACCGGACGCTCGTCGACGCGCCCTGCTCGTGTGAGGGGACGGTCCGCAAGAACCCTGACGTGCGCGACCAGTGGACGATGAACCACGTCAAGAGTGTCGTCGGCGTCCAGAAGGGCATCATTCGCCGCGCGATTCAGGCCACAAAGCCCGGCGGTATCGTCGTCTACTCCACCTGTACGTTCGCGCCCGAGGAGAACGAGGCTGTCGTGACCCACGCCTTGGAGAGCGAGGACTGCGGGGTCGTCGAGTTCGACACGCCGCTCGAAACCTCGCCCGGCGTCACCGAGTGGGAGGGCGAGGAGTACCATCCGAGCGTCACGAAGACCCAGCGGGTCTACCCCCACCAGAACGACACGGGCGGGTTCTTCTGTGCGAAGCTGAAGGTCGGCGGGACGGAGCGGCGAGAGACTGCCGCGGAGGTCGGTGGCGACGCCGACGAGACGGAGGTGGAGGCATGA
- a CDS encoding DUF7122 family protein: MSDDAPTNDGQQFDRLPATADEREVPGRATREEVLEWWNERFGIPPETFDDYTFWEKGAGKIWVLHGDTESPIGIEGLGMTFLRTRQEHWKPTTNAVQRFGREATKNVVELGSEEAATFAGGDDQELDWEGDWGYLIAAHEVAGEREPIGVGLFLYGELRSTVPKGRRENLDEI; this comes from the coding sequence ATGAGCGACGATGCCCCAACCAACGACGGCCAGCAGTTCGACCGTCTTCCTGCCACGGCCGACGAGCGCGAGGTTCCCGGCCGAGCGACGCGCGAGGAGGTCCTCGAATGGTGGAACGAACGCTTCGGCATCCCGCCGGAGACGTTCGACGACTACACCTTCTGGGAGAAGGGTGCGGGGAAGATCTGGGTGCTCCACGGCGACACCGAGAGTCCCATCGGCATCGAGGGGCTCGGCATGACCTTCCTCCGGACGCGACAGGAACACTGGAAGCCGACGACGAACGCGGTCCAACGGTTCGGACGAGAGGCGACGAAGAACGTCGTCGAACTTGGGAGCGAAGAGGCCGCCACGTTCGCCGGTGGCGACGACCAAGAACTCGACTGGGAGGGCGACTGGGGCTATCTCATCGCGGCCCACGAGGTCGCCGGCGAGCGCGAACCCATCGGTGTTGGACTCTTCCTCTACGGTGAGTTGCGCTCGACGGTGCCGAAAGGGCGACGCGAGAATCTGGACGAAATATAG
- a CDS encoding DUF790 family protein yields MLTKDLLRVSRTGGGYHPQFVGREAESVASRVVETYESHVGDRRGALEDALTALETEAESFKLVRGFAALCDREAEYETRSALPPERARRVAFEAAETVGVASEDEREQALAAAADRLGVDASAVETSLYADREVNQTLAAFEPRWTPDELLTQYNLSLAQTALFDATEVRIRSADPKALVSAVKRLRLMYEVEQTPEGRELVVTGPDALFRRTRRYGTGFARLLRTVAATDDWRLSATIDDRGTERDLVLTDADVSVPGVEPVAEPAFDSGVEADFAARFRALDLDWTLVREPEPLAVDGGARVMIPDFAFDYEYTDFRVYFEIMGFWTPDYVEKKLGQLAGVEDVDLLVAVDESLAASDEIEARDHRAIPYSGTVRVKDVVDVLREYEADLVADASGDLPDELTPDADVISLADLAADYAVSVDAIEDKSFPDHRRVGRTLVRPAVLDDLADAIEPGMDLGEAEDVLADHGIGDASAALSALGYRVAWEGLSGGTVREK; encoded by the coding sequence GTGCTCACGAAGGACCTCCTGCGCGTCTCCCGCACCGGCGGCGGCTACCACCCGCAGTTCGTCGGCAGGGAGGCCGAGTCGGTCGCCAGCCGCGTCGTCGAGACCTACGAGTCGCACGTCGGCGACCGTCGCGGCGCGCTGGAGGACGCCCTCACCGCCCTCGAAACCGAAGCGGAGTCGTTCAAGCTCGTCCGCGGCTTCGCCGCCCTCTGCGACCGTGAAGCGGAGTACGAGACGCGGAGTGCCCTCCCCCCAGAGCGCGCCCGCCGCGTCGCCTTCGAGGCGGCGGAGACCGTCGGCGTCGCGAGCGAGGACGAGCGCGAGCAGGCACTCGCGGCGGCTGCGGACCGACTCGGTGTCGACGCGTCGGCGGTCGAAACCTCGCTCTACGCCGACCGCGAGGTGAACCAGACGCTCGCGGCCTTCGAGCCGCGCTGGACGCCCGACGAACTCCTGACGCAGTACAACCTCTCGCTCGCACAGACCGCGCTGTTCGACGCCACGGAGGTGCGGATTCGAAGTGCCGACCCGAAGGCACTCGTCTCCGCGGTCAAACGGCTCCGGCTGATGTACGAGGTCGAGCAGACGCCCGAGGGTCGCGAACTGGTCGTCACCGGCCCCGACGCGCTCTTTCGGCGCACCCGCAGATACGGGACGGGCTTTGCTCGATTGCTCCGCACCGTCGCGGCGACCGACGACTGGCGGCTCTCGGCCACCATCGACGACCGCGGGACCGAGCGCGACCTCGTGCTCACCGACGCCGACGTGTCGGTTCCGGGCGTCGAACCCGTCGCCGAACCCGCCTTCGACAGCGGTGTCGAGGCCGACTTCGCGGCCCGCTTTCGGGCACTGGACCTCGACTGGACGCTCGTGCGGGAGCCGGAACCGCTCGCCGTCGACGGCGGCGCGCGGGTGATGATTCCGGACTTCGCGTTCGACTACGAATACACGGACTTCCGCGTCTACTTCGAAATCATGGGCTTCTGGACGCCCGACTACGTCGAGAAGAAACTCGGCCAGCTCGCGGGCGTCGAGGACGTCGACCTCCTCGTCGCCGTCGACGAGTCGCTCGCCGCCAGCGACGAAATCGAGGCACGGGACCACCGCGCGATTCCCTACTCCGGCACCGTGCGCGTGAAGGACGTCGTCGACGTGCTCCGAGAGTACGAGGCGGACCTCGTCGCCGACGCGTCGGGCGACCTGCCGGACGAACTGACGCCCGACGCGGACGTGATCTCGCTCGCCGACCTCGCAGCCGACTACGCGGTGAGCGTCGACGCCATCGAGGACAAGTCCTTCCCCGACCACCGTCGCGTCGGCCGAACGCTCGTTCGACCCGCTGTTCTCGACGACCTCGCCGACGCCATCGAGCCGGGGATGGACCTCGGCGAAGCGGAGGACGTGCTCGCCGATCACGGCATCGGCGACGCGAGTGCCGCGCTCTCGGCACTCGGCTACCGCGTCGCCTGGGAGGGGCTGTCGGGCGGGACCGTCCGCGAGAAGTGA
- a CDS encoding alkaline phosphatase PhoX, protein MATSLAATLGASVAGVASADEVAETNTPGAPSVRGSMKRFSTTAFGAEATGPFVFADGTPLYSLQHPSRENLAPFNRAGIGYFSGFQFDLDGNNDDFEEIPVPVTESEQRQVRAGNGSYVLLAQEEDEINDGTERLGVSQTPDGTDITQENFAGTQYGNAGYNPDCNQFVATDDAGTEGYLFTNWENSPGNVSRIPLSQDDDGEWSADLDNAINLANTDALRELGGTRINCYGDLSPWNTMISSEENYAHPRVSLTATVSDVVEAGSGKGLIGACQFWNRPNPTEITSALSEYYGDESWYPQGAFALDGVEFLAYYLGADPVDQNGGNSTYPIGDVYPNPYRYGYQVDFRDAAADEPTPIKYYVMGRASWEAPDVQSDMKTVYGCSDGDSKGIYKFVADEEIPSYEDPMAVAGTLYAPKITNDEASERNSPADVSLDVEWIELGHASNAECEEWIAAYDDVTQTDYLETHAETDWREDRAAALEEADRAVVENGNQNYITNEEIVEWAEQYAEEGPDGVDEELRKIPFLETRAAAKEVGATIEFNKAEGVDSMDGAGPGDFVYFGISEFNDDLANDTGDIQMDRVDGGVVYRAELEPDYNVSTLEPVIVGPDFTDPPEDADDALRNIDNLYVMDDGRVLCCEDGFGGPARSYPNDGVYVYQPNVLVDVDSLAVGQGSTGTADLYASSLPSGFSGAQVTVTVSDPEVASITGVTFPDDLALTQGTVADDGSSATLRFSDASKQVQPGASRARLATLEVAAESMGTADLDVEIERMDDESGDPLDAEARFGVFVGGPRGPPAVGDGEKPTDPDDDGLYEDVNGNGRLDYNDIVLLFRHFDSDAVRLNSAAYDFNENGQLDFDDLATLFEEIN, encoded by the coding sequence ATGGCGACGTCACTCGCAGCCACGCTCGGAGCCAGCGTGGCTGGAGTGGCCAGCGCGGACGAAGTAGCGGAGACGAACACACCCGGCGCGCCGAGCGTCAGGGGGTCGATGAAGCGGTTCTCGACGACGGCGTTCGGTGCCGAGGCCACAGGCCCGTTCGTCTTCGCGGACGGCACCCCGCTCTACAGCCTCCAGCACCCGAGCCGGGAGAACCTCGCACCCTTCAACCGAGCCGGTATCGGCTACTTCAGCGGCTTCCAGTTCGACCTCGACGGCAACAACGACGACTTCGAGGAGATCCCCGTCCCGGTGACCGAATCCGAGCAACGACAGGTCCGCGCCGGCAACGGCAGCTACGTCCTCCTCGCACAGGAGGAAGACGAGATCAACGACGGTACCGAACGGCTCGGTGTCTCCCAGACGCCGGATGGCACCGACATCACGCAGGAGAACTTCGCGGGCACGCAGTACGGTAACGCGGGCTACAACCCCGACTGCAACCAGTTCGTCGCCACCGACGACGCGGGCACCGAGGGCTATCTCTTCACCAACTGGGAGAACAGCCCCGGCAACGTCTCGCGGATCCCCCTCAGCCAAGACGACGACGGCGAGTGGAGCGCGGACCTCGACAACGCCATCAACCTCGCGAACACCGACGCGCTCCGCGAACTCGGCGGCACGCGCATCAACTGTTACGGCGACCTCAGCCCGTGGAACACGATGATCTCCTCCGAGGAGAACTACGCCCACCCGCGCGTCTCGCTGACGGCCACCGTCAGTGACGTCGTGGAGGCTGGCTCGGGGAAGGGACTGATCGGTGCCTGCCAGTTCTGGAACCGGCCGAACCCGACGGAGATCACGTCCGCGCTCTCGGAATACTACGGCGACGAGTCGTGGTATCCGCAGGGTGCGTTCGCACTCGACGGCGTCGAGTTCCTCGCGTACTATCTCGGCGCGGACCCGGTCGACCAGAACGGCGGTAACTCGACGTACCCCATCGGTGACGTCTATCCGAACCCCTACCGCTACGGCTACCAGGTCGACTTCCGCGACGCCGCGGCCGACGAGCCGACGCCCATCAAATACTACGTCATGGGCCGCGCCTCGTGGGAGGCGCCCGACGTCCAGAGCGACATGAAGACCGTCTACGGCTGTTCGGACGGCGACAGCAAGGGTATCTACAAGTTCGTCGCCGACGAGGAGATTCCGAGCTACGAGGACCCGATGGCCGTCGCCGGGACGCTCTACGCCCCGAAGATCACGAACGACGAGGCGAGCGAGCGCAACTCCCCCGCCGACGTCTCGCTCGACGTGGAGTGGATCGAACTCGGCCACGCGAGCAACGCCGAGTGCGAGGAGTGGATCGCCGCGTACGACGACGTCACCCAGACGGACTATCTGGAGACACACGCCGAGACCGACTGGCGAGAGGACCGCGCGGCAGCACTCGAAGAGGCCGACCGCGCCGTCGTCGAAAACGGCAACCAGAATTACATCACGAACGAGGAGATCGTCGAGTGGGCCGAGCAGTACGCCGAGGAGGGGCCCGACGGCGTCGACGAGGAACTCCGCAAGATCCCGTTCCTCGAAACCCGCGCCGCGGCCAAGGAAGTCGGTGCCACCATCGAGTTCAACAAGGCCGAGGGTGTCGACAGCATGGACGGTGCCGGTCCCGGCGACTTCGTCTACTTCGGTATCTCGGAGTTCAACGACGACCTCGCGAACGACACGGGCGACATCCAGATGGACCGCGTCGACGGCGGCGTCGTCTACCGCGCGGAACTCGAACCCGATTACAACGTCTCGACGCTCGAACCGGTCATCGTCGGTCCCGACTTCACCGACCCGCCGGAGGACGCCGACGACGCGCTCCGCAACATCGACAATCTGTACGTGATGGACGACGGCCGCGTCCTCTGCTGTGAGGACGGCTTCGGCGGCCCGGCCCGCTCGTATCCCAACGACGGCGTCTACGTCTACCAGCCGAACGTGCTCGTCGACGTCGACTCCCTCGCCGTCGGCCAGGGGTCGACCGGGACGGCCGACCTCTACGCCTCGTCGCTCCCGTCGGGCTTCTCGGGCGCGCAGGTGACGGTCACCGTCTCGGACCCCGAGGTCGCGAGCATCACCGGCGTCACCTTCCCCGACGACCTCGCGCTCACGCAGGGCACTGTCGCCGACGACGGGTCGTCGGCCACGCTGCGCTTCTCCGACGCCAGCAAGCAGGTCCAGCCCGGCGCGAGCAGAGCCCGCCTGGCGACGCTCGAAGTCGCGGCCGAGAGCATGGGGACGGCCGACCTCGACGTCGAGATCGAGCGGATGGACGACGAGAGCGGCGACCCGCTCGACGCCGAGGCACGCTTCGGCGTCTTCGTGGGCGGCCCGCGGGGACCACCGGCGGTCGGCGACGGCGAGAAGCCGACCGACCCCGACGACGACGGGCTCTACGAGGACGTCAACGGCAACGGTCGACTCGACTACAACGACATCGTCCTGCTGTTCCGCCACTTCGACAGCGACGCGGTGCGGCTGAACAGCGCGGCCTACGACTTCAACGAGAACGGCCAGCTCGACTTCGACGACCTCGCGACGCTCTTCGAGGAGATCAACTGA